The following proteins are co-located in the Bos indicus isolate NIAB-ARS_2022 breed Sahiwal x Tharparkar chromosome 8, NIAB-ARS_B.indTharparkar_mat_pri_1.0, whole genome shotgun sequence genome:
- the ERP44 gene encoding endoplasmic reticulum resident protein 44 isoform X1, which produces MTQIINDGVITDREPDILECEVKWVLGSITTNKASGGDGIPVELFQILKDDAVKVLHSICQQIWKTQQWPQHWKRSVFIPIPKKGNAKECSNYRTIALISHASKIMLKILQAKLHQYVNCELPDVQADFRKGRGTRDQIANIRWIMEKAKEFQFFWFTDYAKAFDCVAHSKLWKILKEMGIPDHLTCLLRNLYAGQEATVRTGHGTTDWFQIGKGVCQGCILSPCLFNFYAEYIMRNAGLEEAQAGIKIARRNINNLRYADDTTLMAESEEELKSLLMKVKEESEKVGLKLNIQKMKIIASGPITSWEIDGATVSDFIFLGSKITADGDCSHEIKRRLLLGRKVMTDLDSILKSRDITLPTKVRLVKALVFPVVMYGCESWTIKKDECRRIDAFELWCWRRLLRVPWTARRSNQSILKEISPGCSLEGCMLKLKLQYFGHLMRRADSFEKTLMQEEKGTTEDEVDGWHH; this is translated from the coding sequence atgacccagataatcaacgatggtgtgatcactgaccgagagccagacatcctggaatgtgaagtcaagtgggtcttaggaagcatcactacaaacaaagctagtggaggtgatggaattccagttgagctctttcaaatcctgaaagatgatgctgtgaaagtgttgcactcaatatgccagcaaatttggaaaactcagcagtggccacagcactggaaaaggtcagttttcattccaatcccaaagaaaggcaatgccaaagaatgctcaaactaccgcacaattgcactcatctcacacgctagtaaaataatgctcaaaattctccaagccaagcttcaccaatatgtgaactgtgaacttccagatgttcaagctgattttagaaaaggcagaggaaccagagatcaaattgccaacatccgctggatcatggaaaaagcaaaagagttccagttTTTCTggtttactgactatgccaaagcctttgactgtgtggctcacagtaaactgtggaaaattctgaaagagatgggaataccagaccacctgacctgcctcttgagaaacctatatgcaggtcaggaagcaacagttagaactggacatggaacaacagactggttccaaataggaaaaggagtatgtcaaggctgtatattgtcaccctgcttatttaacttttatgcagagtacatcatgagaaacgctgggctggaggaagcacaagctggaatcaagattgccaggagaaatatcaataacctcagatatgcagatgacaccacccttatggcagaaagtgaagaggaactcaaaagcctcttgatgaaagtgaaagaggagagtgaaaaagttggcttaaagctcaacattcagaaaatgaagatcatagcatccggtcccatcacttcatgggaaatagatggggcaacagtgtcagactttatttttctgggctccaaaatcactgcagatggtgactgtagccatgaaattaaaagacgcttactccttggaaggaaagttatgaccgacctagatagcatattaaaaagcagagacattactttgccaacaaaggtccgtctagtcaaggctctggtttttcctgtggtcatgtatggatgtgagagttggactataaagaaagatgagtgccgaagaattgatgcttttgaactgtggtgttggagaagactcttgagagtcccttggactgcaaggagatccaaccagtccatcctaaaggagatcagccctgggtgttctttggaaggatgtatgttgaagctgaaactgcaatactttggccacctcatgcgaagagctgactcatttgaaaagaccctgatgcaggaagagaaggggacgacagaggatgaggtggatggatggcatcactaa